A stretch of DNA from Roseovarius sp. W115:
GGCCTTTGAAAACTTTTCCGATGTCTTTTGCTGTATGCTTGATTGCCCCCATATCATTGCTGATCAAGAACGCACCGATTGCCGCCCCTCCGATCATCATCATCTCAAATGGGAGAGCTTTGAGAATAATCCCAAGCTTTCCACCAGCCGCGAGATAGCCGCCAAAAACCATCGCAAAGATTACAAGAATACCGATAATTCCGATCATACCGTTCACCACAGAAAACAGATTGAGGTTAAATTGGCATGGCGAAGTTAAGAAATGGCTGAGATTTTTGATTTCATTCGCGCGGCACATTGGCATTGCGGCCAGCCAGAACAACACTGAAGAGATGCGCGGCTTCCGGGCTCAGTCCAGCCATAATGGCGGCCGCTGCATCCGGACGCATTCGTCCGAGGAATCCGGCCGCGAAGTTCGGGTCCATCTCTTCAAACAGCGCCGCAGCCTGTTTCGGTTTCATGGTTTCGTAGACACGCGTGAGCCGACCCAGATCCGTCTCGGCGGCTGTATCTGCAAGAGCAATTGTATCTCTAAGATTTTGTTCTGCACGTTCAAGTTGGGCAAGCTTCTTGCTCACCTGATCTTCTGCGATAT
This window harbors:
- a CDS encoding MotE family protein, translating into MQHENILSKKAVKKAGSLQVIIVLLIGSALLRLGEGTGQALARGPGEIETIASPQADEIPICPTPNDLENILTVLNQREDGLVERETALRDRMHALDIAEDQVSKKLAQLERAEQNLRDTIALADTAAETDLGRLTRVYETMKPKQAAALFEEMDPNFAAGFLGRMRPDAAAAIMAGLSPEAAHLFSVVLAGRNANVPRE